AGCGTTAAATTCAGATGATTCAACGCTATCTTGTCATCGTACACTTTTGTAACATCATTAAATTCAATCATAAATTCTCCTATCTACTGAACGTTTCCAGCATGATGAAAATAAAAGTAAAAACTCTTTTTCTTTATTCAAACATATATATTTATTAACAATTTGTCATTAGTTTTCCAAAAAACAAATAATGCCTCTTTAACTAGTATCCGCCAACTCCAAAATTTTCTGAAAGATTTTCACATTGCGAATTGTCAAAGACTTGTAAAAGCTAGATTTGAGTAGCTTCTTGTGGTAGTTGAACTTGAGATAGTCAGTCTGGTCGCTATTTCTGTAAAAGAAGGCTGTCTGACCGAAATGCAGCAGCTCCCTGTCATTTGCCCAGGTTCTCGCCTCTTCCTTTATCTGCTCGCGACTGGCTTTCGGCAGGTAAAAGAGGACATCACGCCGATAGGCTGCCTCATCCTGCCACCAAGCAGGCAGTTTTGCCACTTCTTCTTAGAGAATAGCAGAGCTGAGCAGGACAAAAGAGATTGGAAAGTCATAGGATTGACTAAAATAAGCCGTCAGAATCTCCCTAATCTTCTCCCCGTTCTCCTGACTGTCAAAAAAGAGATCGCCACTGTTGATGAACCGGATTATCAAAGCCCAGCTCCGCCAAATCGGCCTTCAAATCAGCCATAGCTACCTTGTTTTTCCCACCGACATTAATGCCGCGAAGTAAGAGAATGTAACGCATTCTTCTTCCCTTTTTGCTTTGTTTATCTTTCTAATCCACCGCCTTAATCTCCAAAATCATATCGCGGATTTGGGCGGCCAGCTCGAAGTCCAGAAGACCAGCAGCTTCTTGCATTTGTCCTTCTAGCTTTTTAATCATATCCTTGCGTTCCTGCTTATTAAGACTTTCAATATCTACCACTTCTTCCTTGTCTGGTAGAGTGGCTTTTGTCACACTGATTAGGTCACGGATTTCTTTCTGGATTGTTTGCGGTACAATACCATGTTCTTCGTTATAAGCCATTTGAATCTGACGACGACGGGCAGTTTCATCCATAGCTTTTTGCATGGAATCTGTAATCGTGTCCGCATACATGATGACGTGGCCTTCACTATTACGGGCAGCCCGACCAATGGTTTGGATCAAACCACGCTCATTACGTAAGAAACCTTCCTTGTCTGCATCAAGAATGGCAACCAGACTAACCTCTGGCACATCAATTCCCTCACGCAACAGGTTAATTCCGACTAAAACATCAAAGACACCTAACCGCAGGTCGCGGATAATTTCTGTCCGCTCTAAAGTCTTGATATCTGAGTGCATGTATTTGACCTTAACACCCATTTCTTTAAAGTAATCCGTCAGATCTTCTGCCATCTTTTTAGTCAACGTTGTGATAAAGGTTCGCTCATTCTTCTCTGCACGCGCATTGATTTCCCCTAAAAGATCGTCTATTTGCCCCATAGTCGGACGCACTTCAACTTCTGGATCCAGCAGTCCAGTTGGTCGAATAATTTGCTCAATTACTGTATCCGTCTGCTCTCGCTCATAATCCCCTGGTGTAGCAGACACGTAAACAATCTGGTGCACATGACTTTCAAATTCTTCCCGACGCAACGGACGGTTATCCAAGGCAGAAGGTAAGCGAAATCCATAATTAACCAACATTTCTTTCCGAGAACGGTCACCATTATACATACCTTTGATTTGCCCCATAGTCATGTGACTTTCGTCTACCATGATTAAAAAATCATCAGGAAAGAAATCTAATAAAGTGTAAGGTGGCTCACCTTCACTCCGTCCGTCCATGTGGCGAGAATAATTCTCTACACCATTCGTGTAGCCCATTTCGCGCAGCATTTCAATATCATAGTCCGTTCTTTGCTTCAACCGCTGAGCTTCTAAAAGCTTCCCTTCTCTTTCAAAAAAGCCTAGCTGATCTTCTAATTCCGCTTGAATTTTACCAATGGCAATTTCCATATTTTCGTCATTGGTCATAAAGTGAGTGGCAGGGAAAATAGCTAAATGGTCTACTTCGCCCAACACTTGACCTGTCAATGCTTCCACTTCTCGAATGCGGTCAATTTCATCCCCGAAAAATTCCACCCGAAAGGCATGTTCATCGCGAGAAGCTGGGAAGATTTCCACAACATCGCCACGCACACGAAATTTTCCTCGTTGAAAGTCAATATCATTGCGCTCAAATTGAATATCAACCAAATCATTGAGAAGTTGATCCCGTGAAATCTCTAAACCAGGTCGCAGACTGACCACGCTATCGGAGTATTCCTTAGGCGAGCCCAAACCATAAATGCAGCTGACTGATGCCACAACAATCACATCGTTGCGCTCCAAGAGAGCCGAGGTTGCTGAGTGACGAAGTTTGTCAATCTCATCATTGACCGAGCTGTCCTTCTCAATATAGGTATCACTAGAAGGCACATAGGCTTCCGGTTGGTAATAGTCATAGTAAGACACGAAGTATTCAACCGCATTGTCAGGAAAAAACTCCTTAAATTCACCATAGAGCTGACCAGCCAGAGTTTTATTATGAGCGATAACTAGGGTCGGTTTATTGACCTTTTGGATGACCTGACTCATAGTATAGGTCTTTCCAGTTCCTGTCGCTCCCATGAGAATCTGAGCTTTCTCACCACCCTCTATATTATCCACTAATTGCTCAATCGCCTGTGGTTGATCTCCTGAAGGCTCATACTTGGAAACTAATTTAAATTTATTGTCCGTAATTCTATTTATCATTATTCTTTTCCTCTATACAATCTTCTCTTATTTTATCACAATTCTTAAAATATCACTGACTTAGGATATAAAGAATCTCACCTAGTAAAACTAAGTGAGATTTGATTTTCTAAATTGCAATGCTGTAGGCAATTTTTCTTCTTTTTTAAGAGACCAATACAGATAGGCAATACTGAGAATTAACACCAGACTGGTGAAAATAGAACCTTCTGCACCAAAAGACCCACCCGAAAGCCAATCTACACTGGATTTCGTATTGTAGGCAAAGACAGAAGCTTCTGCTCCCTGACCACTGACCTGAATACCATAAATATTACCTTGAACAAAATTCCAAGCCCCGTGGATACCAGCCAGACCCCACATATTGTCCGTTTTTAGCATGTAAAAACAAGCGAAAATACCATCAAGAATAATGTTGATAATCGAAAGAAGCGTTACACCGGGATTTAATAAATGGAGAGCACCAAATAGACCAGCAGAAATTAAGATACCGACCAAAATATTTGACTTGGCAGTAACCGTAGGAAATAGCCAACCACGCGTCACCAATTCTTCTGTTCCGCCTTGTAAAATCCAAAACGGAATCAAGGCGATGATAAAGAGCAAGGGTTCCAAACTAAGATGGTTGAGTTCTAACCTACCTAGACCTGTCAGCAAAAGCAAGACAACTATGAGAGAAAACTGTGCCGCTCCAATCAAAAATCCTTGTCCTAATTCTTTAAACCAATTTTCCTTAAAAAAACCAAGACTTGAAAAAGGTCTTTTTTCAACGCACTTCACCCAAAGAAAGAGAGCCAAAGAAATAAAGAAAAAGAGGAAGAGTTGAATGAAAATCATATAATGCGATATCAGTTTTTGTATCATTACAAAGCCCGCCCCAGAATGAACAAGGCCAAGCACAAGACCCAGCAGTATCGAAATTGGAACCAATGCAAGCCCACCGACAATTTCACCTCCATAAACAAAAACAATCGAGAGGATAATTGCCAACCAGATAGGCGGAATGTAACGGGACTGTTTCACATTATCAAGCATACGAGATTTAAACATAAAATTCCCTTTCTATTTTTTATTATTATATCATATTTATTTTACGCAAATCAAAAAAGAAATTATCGTCCATGTTATAAAATCTAACATAAAAATGCGAAATATTTGCCTTTCGAAGATATTTCTGGTATAATTTAAAAATATTCTTTAAAGGAGAGACTCATGAAGAAAAAAATTATAACTTTTTTGTTAGCTTTACTACCACTCTTTGCAGTAACAGCTATTCATGCCGATACAATCAAAGTGGTATCTGATACAGCTTACGCACCTTTTGAATTTAAAGATTCCGATCAAACTTATAAAGGTATTGATGTAGATATCATCAATAAAGTTGCTGAACTAAAAGGTTGGGACATCAATATGACTTTCCCTGGCTTCGATGCAGCCGTTAACACCGTTCAGTCTGGTCAAGCAGATGCTATTATGGCTGGCATGACAAAGACCAAAGACCGTGAAAAAGTCTTCACCATGTCTGATACTTATTATGATACAAAAGTTGTCATCGCAACGACTAAAGCCAATACAATCAGTAGTTATTCACAATTAAAAGGAAAAACTGTTGGGGTTAAAAACGGAACTGCCTCTCAACGCTTTCTAGAAAAAATCAAAAACAAATACAAATTTACTATCAAAACATTTGACACAACTGATTTGACTTACAACAGCTTGAATTCTGGTTCAATTGATGCCATGATGGACGACCAACCAGTCATTGAGTATGCTATTAAACAAGGTCAAAATTTAAAAATCTCTATAAAAGGAGAAGCTGTTGGTAGTTTTGCTTTTGGTGTCAAAAAGGGAAGCAAGTATGAATATCTGGTAACAGAATTTAACGAAGCGCTTGCTCAAATGAAAAAAGATGGTTCTCTTGAGAAAATTATCACAAAATGGACAAGTTCTACAGCCACGAAAACAACTAGTTCTACTCCAGAAACCACTACTCCTGCTGGTCAAAAAGCTACTCCCGTAAAATCAACATATACCATTGCGAGTGACTCTTCCTTTGCACCATTCGTTTTTCAGGATAGTAATAACAAATATACTGGGATTGACATGGATTTGATAAAAGCCATTGCCAAAGACCAAGGTTTCACGATTGAAATTACAAATCCCGGATTTGACGCTGCTTTAAATGCGGTACAATCTGGACAAGCCGATGGAATGATTGCAGGGATGTCTGTAACAGATGCTCGTAAAGAGACCTTTGATTTCTCAGAACCATATTATACTGCAAACGCTATCCTTGCCGTCAAAGAATCCAGTACAATTGCTTCTTATAAAGACTTGAAAGGTAAAACAATCGGGGTTAAAAACGGAACTGCTTCACAAACTTTCTTAACAAAAAATCAAAGTAAATATGATTACAAAATTAAAACATTCGCTGATGCTTCTTCAATGTATGATAGCTTAAACTCTGGCTCTTTGGACGCCGTTATGGATGACGAACCTGTTGTTAAATACTCCATTAGCCAAGGTCAAAAACTAAAAACTCCAATCAAGGGAACCCCTATCGGAGATACTGCTTTTGCAGTGAAAAAAGGTAGTAATCCTGAATTGATCCAAATGTTTAACAATGGTTTGGCAAATATTAAAAAGAACGGTCAATATCAAAAAATTCTTGATAAATATTTGAAAAAAACCAGCTCTGCTTCTAGCTCTTCAGACAGTACAGTTGATGAAACAACCATTTGGGGGCTTCTCCAAAACAACTATAAGCAATTGTTAAGCGGACTTGGTATCACCATTGCTCTTGCGCTTCTGTCATTTGCTATTGCTATGGTAATTGGAATTATCTTTGGAATGTTCAGCGTGAGTCCTGTCAAAGCCCTCCGCGTCATCTCAGAAATCTTCGTGGATGTCATCCGTGGAATCCCACTTATGATTCTCGCAGCCTTTATCTTCTGGGGCATCCCAAACCTTATTGAATCAATGACAGGTCATCAAAATCCAATTAACGATTTTGTAGCTGGCACGATTGCTCTTTCTCTCAATGCTGGCGCTTATATTGCAGAAATCGTCCGTGGTGGAATTCAAGCTGTTCCAGTTGGACAAATGGAAGCCAGCCGAAGCCTTGGTATTTCTTACTCAAAAACCATGAGAAAGATTATTTTGCCACAAGCAACAAAAATCATGTTACCAAACTTCGTCAATCAGTTTGTTATCGCTTTGAAAGATACTACAATCGTCTCTGCTATCGGTCTCGTCGAACTTTTCCAAACGGGTAAAATCATCATTGCTCGTAACTATCAAAGCTTCAAAATGTATGCTATCCTAGCAGTTTTTTATCTGATTATCATTACTCTTTTGACTAGACTTGCAAAACGCTTAGAAAAGAGGATTAAATAATGGCTAAACTAAAAATTGATGTCAATGATTTACATAAATACTATGGGGAAAATGAAGTTCTAAAAGGAATCACAACCAAATTCTATGAAGGGGACGTCGTTTGTATCATCGGACCTTCAGGTTCAGGAAAATCAACCTTTCTTCGCAGTTTAAATCTCCTTGAGGAAGTAACAAGTGGAACCATCACTGTGGACGGATTTGATTTGACCAATAAAAACACAGATGTTGATCTAGTTCGTGAAAATATCGGTATGGTTTTCCAACACTTCAATCTCTTCCCTCACATGACCGTTTTAGAAAACATCACCTTTGCACCTGTCGAGCACAAACGAATGACACAAGCCGAAGCTAAAAAACTCGGTATGGAGCTATTAGAAAAAGTCGGTCTCTCTGATAAAGCTGATGCCATGCCAGATAGCCTCTCAGGTGGACAAAAACAACGTGTTGCAATTGCACGGGGACTTGCTATGAATCCTGATATTATGCTCTTTGACGAACCTACTTCTGCTCTTGATCCCGAAATGGTTGGAGATGTTCTCAATGTTATGAAAGAATTGGCCAAGCAAGGCATGACTATGATTATCGTAACTCATGAAATGGGATTTGCTCGCCAAGTGGCAAACCGTGTTATCTTTACGGCTGACGGAGAGTTTTTAGAAGACGGTAAACCCGACCAAATCTTTGATAATCCACAGCACCCACGTCTAAAGGACTTCTTAGATAAAGTCTTGAATGTGTAATAACACTTCATCCCGAAAATTGTTTCGGGATTTTTTATATTCGTATTTAATTTATTCCTAATTGAAAACTTAACTCAGGTCTTTTTTGACATTAAATCACTTTTTTGTTATATTAAAATCAATGAAATTCGGAGGTAAGGAGCTTATGTACAAGAAATCTATTGCTTAAAGGAAACTTTATCTAGTAGATTTTTTGTTGTGCTCTTGCTCATTTTCAAAGAAGACAGTTTTACTTCTCAAGGCTAAATATATCCATCGCAAACTACTTGCTTTGCAATATTTGTTAGCAACTCAAAAGCAAAAACAGCTCTACTAGGTAAATAGGGCTGTTTTTCTTAGCTCTAAAATGACAATGAACATCATAAGGAGACATATATGCTACAAATTCGACATTTAACCATTACACATTTAAAAGACTTCAAAAACATGGTTAGTGATTTGTCACTCACTGTTAATACAAGTGATAAAATTGCCATTATCGGGGAAGAAGGAAATGGAAAATCTACTCTTCTCAAACTACTCATGAATGACGCACTTGTTTCAGACTATGTTAGTTATACGGGAGAGATTCAAAAAAGCTATAATCGTTATGCTTATTTGCCACAAACTTTACCTGAAAATGAAAGAAAACTCTCTCTCAACGACTATTTTTTTGGAGATTTGGAAGTAGACCTAGATTACAACAAACTTTATCGCTTCGCTCAAGAATTAAAGTTTGACAGTCAACGTTTTACTAGTCAGCAAACCTTAGCCTCTTTATCTGGTGGCGAACTATTAAAAATTCAACTTTTAAAAATCCTCTCTACTGATTGGGACCTTCTCTTTTTAGATGAGCCTTCTAATGATTTAGATCTAGATACTCTGATATGGCTAGAAAATTTTCTCCAAAATACACCTCGAACAGTTATCTTCGTTTCCCATGATGAAAGTCTTTTAGGTCATACAGCAACAAAAATCGTGCATTTGGAATTGGTTAAGAAAAAGCAAGAAACTCGGACGACTGTGAGGAATCTGGATTATGAGAATTACAGCCAGCAACGACAAGCTGCATTTGAAAAGCAAACTAAAGATGCAAAAAAAGAACGAGAAGAATATCAAAAAACAATGGAAAAGCATCACCGCGTCAAGCAAAGCGTAGAGTACGTGCTGCGCAATACTCACGATAGCACGGCTGGAAGATTAGTGGCTAAAAAAATGAAAAATGTCCTCTCGCAAGGCAAACGATTTGAAAGAGAAGCGGCTGAAATGACAGAATTGCCAACACAGGCAGATGCTATCAATCTACAATTTTCTACTATCACTCCCCTGCCATCTGCAAAAAGAATAATCATTCTCGAACAGATGTGTTTGAAAACAGAGGAACGTACCTTAGCCCAAAATATAAATTTTGAACTCTTAGGGCAGGAAAAGATTGGGATTATTGGTAAAAATGGTGTCGGTAAATCTACTTTTCTCAAAGAACTGCGACATCTGCTGAAAGAAAAGAGAGGCATTACACTAGGATATATGCCTCAAAACTATCATGATATTTTAAATGAAGCCGATTCTCCAATAGATTTTCTAACATCCACAGGAGAGACTATTGAGCGAGAAAAAATCCTCACCCACCTAGCCAGTCTGCAATTCACGCGTAATGAAGTGCAACATTCTATTTCCCAGCTATCTGGTGGACAAAAAGCTAAATTACTGCTTCTAAAAATGGTATTAGATCAAGCAAATGTCTTGATATTAGATGAGCCAACACGTAACTTTTCTCCTACTTCGCAGCCACAAGTACGAAAACTTTTTACAGACTATAACGGCGCTGTCATTACCATTTCACATGACCGCACCTTTCTCAAAGAAGTTTGTCAGAAAATCTACCGCTTGACTAAGACAGGACTAGAGCTAGTCAGCAAAGAACAGCTATAAGTTTGTTCTACTAGTCAATCTTAAACAGCCAAACTTCCTTGAGCTGTCTGCATTTGGTAATAAACGCCTTTTGCTTGCATCAGCTCTTGATGACTGCCATATTCCACAATATCTCCGTCAACCAACACTAAAATGATATCTGCATTCTGAATGGTAGACAAGCGATGAGCAATGATAAAACTGGTTCGCCCTACCATGAGCTTATTAAAAGCCTCTTGAATGAGTACTTCAGTCCGCGTATCAATAGAGGAGGTTGCTTCATCCAAAATCAGGATTTTAGGAACCGCTAGAAAAACACGCGCAATGGTCAATAGCTGGCGTTGTCCTTGTGATAAAGAATCTCCTGCATCTGCTAGATAAGTATCGTAGCCATGTGGTAATTGCTGGATAAAGAAATGAGCATTAGCAGCTTTAGCTGCTGCAATTACTTCTTCTCGGCTAGCCTCTGGTCGCCCAAAAGCAATATTTTCATGAATCGTCGCTGTCTTCAGCCATGTTTCTTGTAAAACCATACCAAACTGCTGGCGAAATGAGACTCTGGTATAATCTGTAATATCTCTGTCGTCTAACTTAATTTTACCCGCATCTACATTATAAAAACGCATGAGGAGATTGATTAAAGTCGATTTTCCAGCACCAGTTGGTCCAACAATAGCAACTTTGCTTCCTGCTGGAACGGTCATGTTTAAATCGTGAATCAAAGGTTTATCTTTTTCATAACCAAAACGGACATGTTCAAAACGAATCGCTCCCCGTACTGCCTCACTCGTAAGTTCTTCTTTCCCCGTTTCCACAACTTCTTTTTCATCTAAAATCATGTACAAGCGCTCTGCACAAGCAAGGGCACTTTGCAATTCAGCCATAACAGACGAAATGTCGTTGAAGGGCTTAGTGTATTGGTTGACATAATTTAAGAATGTCACTAATTGTCCAACTGTGAAACTAGAGCCGTTAATGATACGAACCGCACCAAATCCAACAACAATGGCATAAATAAGAGCATTCACGAAGCGAGTCGCTGGATTGACAGTCGAGGAATAAAAGATAGCATCCTGAGAATAGTCCGCATAGCTCTCATTGCCCTTTGTAAAATCCGTAATGAATTGCTCTTGAGCATTAAAACTTTGAATCAAACTTTCTTGAGACAAACTTTCTTCAATGAGCTGTGTCTGAAGTCCTCGAGCTGTGGTTTGTTTTTGAAACAACTTATAACTTTTACGGGCAATAAAACGCGCAATCAGCATAGATAAGGGAGTTAAAAGCAAGACTAACACCATCATGAAAAAGTCAATCTTTGCCATTGTCACAATTGTTACAAGAATAGTCAACACGCCTACAAAAAACTGATTGAAGACCATGAGCAGACCATTATTTAACTGCTCCACGTCCGTCGTCAAGCGACTCACTAAATCACCATTCCCTTGACGATCAAGATAAGCCAAGGGAAGCCGATGAATTTTTTGAATAACTGCGTCCCGAAGTTTCTGACTATAGCTATAAATCAACTGATTATAGATTAAAGGATTGATCCATTGAATCGCTGTATTGGCAACAATCACCATACCCATTTTCGAGAGAATTGGAAGCAAATGCTGACTTGCATCGGGAAGTAGAACACTATCCACTGCATTCCCAATCAAAATCGGCAAATAAATGGTCAAAGCAACCTGAACAATCGTTCCAATTGTAGCTAGTAGGAAAAGCCAGCGCTGCTGCAATAAATCACTTGCAAGGCGTTTCAGACCACTTTTAGAATACCTCATTTTCATGCTTTTCCTCCTTGCTATGTTGTGAGAGATGAATTTCTCGATAAATAGCGCTCGTTTGAAGCAAATCTTCATGTGCGCCAAGAGCTACCTGATGGCCTTTATCCAAGACAAGTATCTGATCAGCTGCACGCAAGCTATTAGTTCGCTGAGAAATTAAAATCAAACTCGTGTTCTTTAATTGCTCTTTGATCGCTTGCAATAGTTTGGCTTCTGTTAAATAATCAAGTGCCGAAGTAGAATCATCCAGCACAAGAAAAGGTACTTTTTGTAAGATAGCTCGCGCAATCGTCAACCGTTGGCGTTGACCACCGGAAAAATTCCGACCAAAAGTTTCTACCACTGCATCTAGCTGACCTTCTTTTTCCCGTACAAAGTCACTAGCCTGCGCAACATCAAGAGCCCGCCAGAGCTGTTCATCCGTCACCTCATCTTCCAAACCCAGCGACAAATTTGAGCGAATCGTTCCGCGAAACAATTCTGCTTTTTGCGGTACCAAGCTCATCCAAGTGCGCCATTCTTTCAGATTTTGAGGGCTTCGACCATTTTTGAAAATAGTCAACTGACCTGCATCTGCCTCATACAAATGTGCCAACAGCTGCACTAAAGTTGATTTCCCTGAGCCTGTTCCTCCAATCACCCCCAAAGTCTGACCAGATAGCAAATCAAACGAAATATTTTCCAAAGCTGGACTAGCAGCTTGTGGATAGGTAAAGGTAACATTTTCAGCAGAAATAGACTGAGCACCAATAGAATGCCGTATTGACAGTTCTACTAGTACATCTTCCTCTTCCTGTTCAAAAACCTCTTGGATTCGTCCAGCGCTGATGTAACTTTGGTTCAAAGAAGTGACGAGCATAGCTAGTTTCAACAGTTCTATCAAAATTTGCAAAAGGTAATTGACTAAAGCGACTAATTTCCCTTGCGTCAGCAAATCCTGTCCAATAGCTAGATTCCCATGCCAAATAACCATGACCAACGTACTATTTACCACTAAAAAAGTCAACGGGCTAATCAAGCTAGACCAAACTCCTGTTTTTATCTGCCAGGTCTTATAAATTTCATTGGTATCTCTAAACTCATGAATTTCTTTATTTGTTTGCCCAAAGGCACGGATAACACGCATACCTTGCAGTTGCTGGCGTGTCATATTGACAATTTTATCTGTAATCTGGCGAATTTTAGCGTAAAGCGGATTCACCAAGCGTGACATGATATAGATAATGCCCGTTAGGATGACAACCATGAGTAAAAACCAGACTGTAATACTTGGACTAATCAAAAACGCCATGATTATTGAGCCAAAAACAATAATCGGCGCGCGCAAAAAAAGACGAAGAAATTGATTGATACCGGTCTGAATTTGATAAGTATCACTTGTTAAACGAGTGACCAGACTAGATGTCGTCAAGCTATCTCGACTAGCTTTTGGCAAACGCATGATTTTTTGATATAAA
This Streptococcus anginosus DNA region includes the following protein-coding sequences:
- a CDS encoding ABC transporter ATP-binding protein, which produces MKDLLKYFKGYIKESLLGPLFKLLEASFELLVPILIATIVDQTIPKKDSAHLYTMVFLLVVLASFGVVVAVIAQYYSSKAAVGFTRQLTKDLYQKIMRLPKASRDSLTTSSLVTRLTSDTYQIQTGINQFLRLFLRAPIIVFGSIIMAFLISPSITVWFLLMVVILTGIIYIMSRLVNPLYAKIRQITDKIVNMTRQQLQGMRVIRAFGQTNKEIHEFRDTNEIYKTWQIKTGVWSSLISPLTFLVVNSTLVMVIWHGNLAIGQDLLTQGKLVALVNYLLQILIELLKLAMLVTSLNQSYISAGRIQEVFEQEEEDVLVELSIRHSIGAQSISAENVTFTYPQAASPALENISFDLLSGQTLGVIGGTGSGKSTLVQLLAHLYEADAGQLTIFKNGRSPQNLKEWRTWMSLVPQKAELFRGTIRSNLSLGLEDEVTDEQLWRALDVAQASDFVREKEGQLDAVVETFGRNFSGGQRQRLTIARAILQKVPFLVLDDSTSALDYLTEAKLLQAIKEQLKNTSLILISQRTNSLRAADQILVLDKGHQVALGAHEDLLQTSAIYREIHLSQHSKEEKHENEVF